GACGATGTGCTGGGGCTGGTCATTTTGGCCGTCGTTTCCAGCCTCGTTCAGGCCGGCAGCGTCAGTTTCGGCCAAGTGGGCATGATCATCGGCGAGGCCGTGCTTTTCCTGGGCGGTTCGATTGCCTTGGGCCGGGCGATTGCGCCACACCTGCTGCGCTGGGTTTCGCGCCTCGATGACAGTCATTCGATGCTTTTTTCGATGGTCCTGGCCGTTGGCCTGTTGATGGCCTGGCTGGCTCATGCCGTCGGCCTGGCGCCGATCATCGGTGCTTTTGCCGCCGGTTTGCTGTTCGAGCCGGTTTTCCTCAAGGAATTCGAGACGCCAAAGATGGTTCAGGAGATCGAACCCTTGCTTGGCCCGGAACTGCCGGCCGGTCGTCTTGCCGAGATTCGCGCCGTCCTGACGCGCCATACGCATCACCAGCACGAACATTTGATCGAACCGATCGGCTTCTTCTTCGTGCCGGTGTTTTTCGTGTTGACCGGCATGCAAGTCGATCTGGCGACGCTCGGCGATCCACAGACAGTCGTGGTGGCCCTGGGAGTTACCGCGGCGGCTGTCGTCGGTAAATTGCTGGCCGGATTCGCTGCCGGTAAAGGCAAGAACCCTTGGGTGGTCGGTTGGGGCATGGTTCCCCGCGGTGAAGTCGGCCTGATTTTTGCGATGGTCGGCAAGTCGCTGGGGGTGATGAGTGAAACGATGTTTTCGGTCATTGTCATCATGGTCATTCTGACCACTTTGCTGACGCCGCCCGTTCTTACGGTGTTGTTGCGCCGCAAGGGGTAGGTTGCGTTTCATCTCCGGGTTAGACTGCGCAGGCAAGCCGGCATTCGACTGGCTATCAACGACCTGGAGGTATACATGAAACATTGCATCGCATTGCTCGGCCTGTCCGTTGCCATGGTAGGGGGCGCGCTGGCCTCGGAAGATCTGGCCAAAGCCAAGAACTGCATGACCTGCCATTCGGTCGACAAGAAAATTGTCGGCCCGAGCTACAAGGATATCGTTGCCAAACGAGGTGCCGAGAAAGGTGCCGAAGCGGCGCTGGCCGCCAAAATCAAGGGCGGCAGCAAGAATGAGTGGGGGATGGTCCCGATGCCGCCGAACAATGTCAGCGATGCGGAAGC
The sequence above is drawn from the Dechloromonas sp. TW-R-39-2 genome and encodes:
- a CDS encoding cation:proton antiporter, with translation MSLPLRRLIPVVLLAAAWPALAAGSDVIGENLLWLAIIILSARFFAPLAQRIGFPAVLGELLLGVALGNLGLLGFEYFDSIARDPIIMFMAELGVIILLLQIGLETRLGDLVSVGARALAVGTVGIIVPFALGAFVVGPLLLPGKDFNAYLFLGATLSATSVGITGRVFRDLGRLKMPEAQIVLGAAVIDDVLGLVILAVVSSLVQAGSVSFGQVGMIIGEAVLFLGGSIALGRAIAPHLLRWVSRLDDSHSMLFSMVLAVGLLMAWLAHAVGLAPIIGAFAAGLLFEPVFLKEFETPKMVQEIEPLLGPELPAGRLAEIRAVLTRHTHHQHEHLIEPIGFFFVPVFFVLTGMQVDLATLGDPQTVVVALGVTAAAVVGKLLAGFAAGKGKNPWVVGWGMVPRGEVGLIFAMVGKSLGVMSETMFSVIVIMVILTTLLTPPVLTVLLRRKG
- a CDS encoding c-type cytochrome; its protein translation is MKHCIALLGLSVAMVGGALASEDLAKAKNCMTCHSVDKKIVGPSYKDIVAKRGAEKGAEAALAAKIKGGSKNEWGMVPMPPNNVSDAEAATLAKWVLTLK